In Metarhizium brunneum chromosome 3, complete sequence, a genomic segment contains:
- the OPT8 gene encoding Oligopeptide transporter 8 → MAPGQLDEPLSEAVTAQPTVVTEDAAAAVGVDEKAGPQIAADQHSDSLSKDAENNGARVLYNVVNANGEEEAVSEDDPRVRDIPPYVRRIVSFKDDTTEPTLTFRYFLLTILFVAPGAFLSQMAHFRTTYAPYSVFFVQIASNYVGVWLAKVLPAWRVRIPLTRYGFSLNPGPFSTKEHVLVTISAASGATYNLGYTPISMSELYFGERVNGAVAVFFMLAITWTGYSYAALARQFLIYDPQYPWFQALCQTALFETQKKQRENPSPLSSKQMRVFFGVLVAVILWQFLPEFVFPMLGSLAFLCWVAPRSPVANFIGAGFGGMGFLNLSLDWSSIASGASLFLTPWWTQVIMFVAFAVNCWVLLPAAKWGNLASWNHGLMSNRVFLENGTRYPLSELLTPDMRLNTTAYAQHGDLYVGAQYLWNMFFDYAAYASALVWMALFGFRQIRASVEKFLERRTARDGRKVTEQYDDQINVLQRPYDEIPFWWFAALFAVSLVIMVVICARGLIFIPVWTYFVGIATGAVVVVPLGWLYALSNFQLAIGSTNELLYGLMINAVSGWKNPCGASAYGSVAGDAWYRAQLNLQDMKIGHYMHVPPKAVFFSQIFGSLIGIPIDYAVIRWVLDTKFDYLAGVKEDPTHQWTGQSLASSLTLGVQYVLVGPRRLFQQHLFKVVPYGFLVGAAAPVVLFLLHKKFPRAKFNLFNTTIFFSSMSTFYGNISTGYFSSFLGGFVVMFWCYRYKYELWARWNYMLAAAFDAGFNFNMLLIFLCFGAGKIVNMPHWWGNNADSSERCFALDS, encoded by the exons ATGGCACCAGGCCAGCTAGACGAGCCGCTGTCCGAGGCCGTGACGGCCCAGCCCACCGTCGTCACAGAAgacgcagccgccgccgtgggcgtcGACGAGAAGGCAGGGCCCCAGATCGCCGCCGACCAGCACAGCGACTCGCTCAGCAAGGACGCCGAGAACAACGGCGCCCGCGTCTTGTACAATGTAGTCAACGCCAacggcgaggaagaggcCGTCTCGGAGGACGACCCGCGGGTCCGCGACATCCCGCCCTACGTGCGGCGCATCGTCAGCTTCAAGGACGACACGACGGAGCCGACGCTCACGTTCCGCTACTTCCTGCTGACGATTCTCTTCGTCGCCCCCGGCGCGTTCCTCTCGCAGATGGCGCACTTTCGCACCACGTACGCGCCCTActccgtcttcttcgtccaGATCGCCTCCAACTACGTGGGCGTGTGGCTGGCAAAGGTGCTGCCGGCGTGGCGCGTCCGCATCCCCCTGACGCGGTACGGCTTCAGCCTGAACCCGGGCCCCTTCAGCACAAAGGAGCATGTGCTGGTGACCATTTCCGCCGCCTCGGGCGCCACCTACAACCTGGGCTACACGCCCATCTCCATGTCGGAGCTGTACTTTGGCGAGCGGGTcaacggcgccgtggccgtcttcttcatgcTGGCCATTACCTGGACAGGGTACTCGTACGCGGCGCTGGCGAGGCAGTTTCTCATCTACGATCCGCAGTACCCTTGGTTTCAAGC TCTCTGCCAGACGGCGCTCTTTGAGACGCAAAAGAAGCAGCGCGAGAACCCGTCGCCCCTATCGAGCAAGCAGATGCGCGTCTTCTTCGGCGTGCTCGTGGCCGTCATCCTGTGGCAGTTCCTCCCCGAGTTCGTCTTCCCCATGCTGGGGTCGCTGGCGTTCCTGTGCTGGGTGGCGCCGCGCAGCCCCGTCGCCAACTTTATCGGCGCGGGCTTCGGCGGCATGGGCTTCCTCAACCTGTCGCTGGACTGGTCCAGCATCGCCTCGGGCGCGAGCCTGTTCCTGACGCCGTGGTGGACGCAGGTCATCATGTTTGTCGCCTTTGCCGTCAACTGCTGggtgctgctgccggcggccaAGTGGGGGAACCTGGCGAGCTGGAACCACGGCCTGATGTCGAACCGCGTCTTTCTGG AAAACGGCACCAGGTACCCCCTTTCGGAACTGCTCACGCCCGACATGCGCCTCAACACGACCGCGTACGCGCAACACGGGGACCTCTACGTCGGCGCGCAGTACCTGTGGAACATGTTCTTCGACTACGCGGCCTACGCGTCGGCGCTGGTGTGGATGGCGCTCTTCGGCTTCAGGCAGATCCGGGCCAGCGTGGAAAAGTTCCTGGAGCGGCGGACGGCCAGGGACGGCCGCAAGGTGACGGAGCAGTACGACGACCAGATCAACGTGCTGCAGCGGCCGTACGACGAGATACCCTTCTGGTGGTTCGCGGCGCTGTTTGCCGTGTCGCTCGTCATCATGGTGGTCATTTGCGCGCGGGggctcatcttcatccccgTGTGGACGTACTTTGTGGGCATCGCGACGGgggccgtggtggtggtgccgctGGGCTGGCTGTACGCGCTGTCCAACTTCCAGCTCGCCATCGGGTCGACCAACGAGCTGCTGTACGGGCTCATGATCAACGCCGTGTCCGGGTGGAAGAACCCGTGCGGCGCGTCGGCCTACGGCTCCGTCGCCGGCGACGCCTGGTACCGCGCCCAGCTCAACCTGCAGGACATGAAGATCGGCCACTACATGCACGTCCCGCCcaaggccgtcttcttctcccaaaTCTTCGGCTCGCTCATCGGCATCCCCATCGACTACGCCGTCATCCGCTGGGTCCTCGACACCAAGTTCGACTACCTCGCCGGCGTCAAGGAGGACCCCACGCACCAGTGGACGGGGCAGTCGCTCGCGTCCAGCCTCACCCTGGGCGTGCAGTACGTGCTCGTCGGGCCCCGGCGCCTGTTTCAGCAGCATCTCTTCAAGGTGGTTCCCTACGGGttcctcgtcggcgccgcggcgcccGTCGTCCTGTTCCTCCTGCATAAAAAGTTCCCGCGGGCCAAGTTCAACCTCTTCAACACAACCATATTCTTCTCCAGCATGTCCACCTTTTACGGAAACATTAGCACGGGCTACTTCTCCAGCTTCCTGGGCGGCTTCGTCGTCATGTTCTGGTGCTACAGGTACAAGTACGAGTTGTGGGCGAGGTGGAACTAcatgctggcggcggcgtttgACGCAGGCTTCAACTTTAACATGCTGCTCATCTTTCTGTGCTTCGGGGCCGGCAAGATTGTGAACATGCCACACTGGTGGGGGAACAACGCAGACAGCAGCGAGAGGTGTTTTGCACTAGATAGTTAG
- the KHT2 gene encoding Hexose transporter 2 → MKGFMTVRFDHVNPASEKSNQNDVRSSLAGLDYSPLPRLTMRSLAMGCLVSMGGLIFGYDTGQISGFLEMPDFLERFGMTNPDNGQKYFSAVRSGLIVSLLSIGTLIGALAAAPVADRIGRKPSVSIWCLVTSVGFVVQIAAVTAWYQVMIGRFIAGLGVGALSLLVPMYQAETAPPWIRGAMVCAYQLFITMGIFLAATFNYGTVTHHGGDSASWRVVIGLGWVWTLVLGLGILGFPETPRFDFRHGRADRAADTICKVYGAGTNHWAVYTQLEEIEAKLRAEDTVKLGPVREFAAMFAAPKMARRIALGVALQMFQQLTGANYFFYYGTTVFRSVQINSFVTQIILNTINFLVTFIGLYIVEHFGRRKSLMAGSAWMFACFIVFATVGHFRFDREDPQRTPAEGIVLIVFACLFILGFATTWGPMVWAIQAELFPSRFRAKAMALGTASNWIWNFCIGFFSTFIFNAIDFQYGYVFAACNVVGGLIVFFFVVEGQGRTLEEIDTMYLEGVTPWKSAAWVPPPAEHMARIRREAGADLETAAAAAAPGPRDGGAGGARTEGKETGDEAPHHEETV, encoded by the exons ATGAAGGGCTTCATGACGGTCCGATTCGACCATGTCAATCCTGCGTCTGAGAAATCCAACCAGAATGACGTGCGCAGCTCGTTGGCCGGGCTGGATTactcgccgctgccgaggcTGACGATGCGGTCTCTGGCCATGGGCTGTCTGGTCAGCATGGGGGGGCTGAT TTTCGGCTACGACACGGGCCAGATTTCGGGATTCCTCGAGATGCCCGACTTCCTGGAGCGGTTCGGCATGACCAACCCCGACAACGGGCAAAAGTACTTTTCGGCGGTGCGCTCGGGGCTCATCGTGTCGCTGCTGTCCATCGGCACGCTCATCGgggcgctggcggcggcgcccgtGGCGGACCGCATCGGGCGCAAGCCGTCGGTGTCGATATGGTGCCTGGTGACGTCGGTCGGGTTCGTGGTGCAGATTGCGGCCGTGACGGCGTGGTACCAGGTCATGATTGGGCGCTTCATCGCCGGGCTGGGCGTCGGCGCGCTGAGCCTCCTGGTGCCCATGTACCAGGCCGAGACGGCGCCGCCCTGGATCCGCGGCGCCATGGTGTGCGCCTACCAGctcttcatcaccatggGCATCTTCCTCGCGGCCACCTTCAACTACGGCACCGTCACGCACCACGGCGGCGACTCGGCCAGCTGGCGCGTCGTCATCGGCCTGGGCTGGGTGTGGACGCTGGTCCTGGGCCTGGGCATCCTGGGCTTCCCCGAGACGCCGCGCTTCGACTTCCGCCACGGCCGCGCCGACCGCGCCGCCGACACCATATGCAAAGTGTACGGCGCCGGGACGAACCACTGGGCCGTCTACACGCAGCTCGAGGAGatcgaggccaagctgcgCGCCGAGGACACGGTCAAGCTCGGCCCCGTGCGCGAGTTCGCCGCCATGTTCGCCGCGCCCAAGATGGCGCGCCGCATCGCGCTCGGCGTCGCGCTCCAGATGTTCCAGCAGCTCACGGGCGCCAACTACTTCTTCTACTACGGCACCACCGTCTTCCGCTCCGTCCAGATCAACAGCTTCGTGACGCAAATCatcctcaacaccatcaactTCCTCGTCACCTTCATCGGGCTCTACATCGTCGAGCACTTTGGCCGCCGCAAGTCGCTCATGGCCGGGTCCGCCTGGATGTTTGCCtgcttcatcgtcttcgctACCGTCGGCCACTTCCGCTTCGACCGCGAGGACCCCCAGCGCACGCCCGCCGAGGGTATTGTTCTCATCGTCTTTGCCtgcctcttcatcctcggctTCGCCACCACCTGGGGCCCCATGGTCTGGGCCATCCAGGCCGAGCTGTTCCCCTCGCGCTTCcgcgccaaggccatggccctcGGCACCGCCTCCAACTGGATCTGGAACTTTTGCatcggcttcttctccaccTTCATCTTCAACGCCATCGACTTCCAGTACGGCTACGTCTTTGCCGCCTGcaacgtcgtcggcggcctgatcgtcttcttcttcgtcgtcgagggccaGGGCCGCAccctcgaggagattgacaCCATGTACCTCGAGGGCGTGACGCCCTGGAAGAGCGCGGCCTGGGTGCCGCCCCCGGCCGAGCACATGGCCCGCATTCGGAGGGAGGCCGGTGCTGATttggagacggcggcggcggcggcggcgcccggCCCAAGGGACGGTGGTGCGGGTGGCGCGCGCACGGAGGGGAAGGAGACTGGCGACGAGGCGCCGCATCACGAGGAGACGGTGTAG
- the TPS2_1 gene encoding Trehalose-phosphatase — protein sequence MARRESLSEIRAANPDLGLSGNIISVAFNIPYSFTYRKGGDWVLRPRRGQSALFDSFAYLSSNATPWNHTLVAWTGEIDSPQETPVSSAASFGQTPSSNLSGQTTVGISSLNALSAPVPVDGTTRLPTPPPLDGLWLPKADQAKLEYALSHSKTIRTVPVWLSDEADDSEDGVVLKDQSRWRRYAHHDLYSLFHYKQHEPTDGRKERIQWADYYRMNQKFANKIIEIYKPGDIVIVHDFYLMLLPSMLRQRNQNMYISFFLHSPFPSSEFLRCLPRRKEVLEGVLGANLVGFQSYSYSRHFLSCCTRILGFPSDTLGIDAYGTRVQVGVFPIGIDAAKVETHAWADSVNEKYDALKKMYAGKKIIVGRDRLDSVRGVAQKLQAFERFLEVYPEWREKVVLIQVTSPTTVEAEKDDDESKIATRVNELVMKINGEFGSLGFSPVQHYPQYLDQDEYFALLRAGDIGLITSVRDGMNTTSLEYIVCQRQGNGPLILSEFSGTAGSLSDAIHINPWDLTGVAEKINSALTMSDGERSGMQSRLYKHVTTYNVQAWINKFIRKVYNVLGETNTANATPLLDRAVLLSKYRSAGKRLFMFDYDGTLTPIVREPSAAIPSERIIQSLKRLAGDPKNAVWIISGRDQEFLGQHLGHISQLGFSAEHGSFMRDPGSEEWINLAEKFDMGWQVEAMEVFQKYTDRVPGSFIERKRCALTWHYRLADPEQGVHMARECHKELESTVGTKWDVEVMPGKANVEVRPTFINKGEIAKRLIATYHNPERAPSELDPNPGRVEFALCMGDDFTDEDMFRSLNGATGEVLHPDHVFTVTVGASTKVTLAKWHLLEPEDVIECVALLAGVGDASALKQMGEVNLAALSTVEGHIPPSEKASILN from the exons ATGGCGCGCCGTGAATCTCTCTCAGAGATTCGCGCCGCCAACCCGGATTTAGGCCTTAGCGGCAACATCATCTCTGTCGCATTCAACATCCCCTACTCCTTCACCTACCGCAAGGGAGGCGATTGG GTCCTGAGACCCCGCCGAGGCCAATCCGCGCTTTTCGACTCCTTTGCCTACCTTTCTTCCAATGCCACGCCGTGGAATCACACTCTTGTGGCCTGGACCGGCGAGATAGACTCTCCTCAGGAGACGCCTGTTTCTTCCGCCGCATCCTTTGGGCAGACGCCGAGCAGCAATCTATCTGGGCAGACGACCGTGGGCATCTCCTCCCTGAATGCTCTCTCAGCTCCTGTTCCAGTTGATGGTACTACGCGGCTTCCTACGCCACCGCCCCTTGACGGCCTTTGGCTGCCGAAAGCCGACCAAGCCAAACTGGAGTATGCCCTTTCTCACAGCAAAACCATTCGGACAGTGCCAGTATGGCTCTCGGACGAGGCGGACGATTCCGAGGATGGCGTCGTGTTGAAGGACCAGTCAAGGTGGCGGCGGTACGCACACCATGATCTATATTCCTTGTTCCACTACAAACAACACGAACCTACGGATGGTCGCAAGGAGCGCATCCAGTGGGCAGATTATTATCGCATGAACCAGAAATTTGCGAATAAAATCATTGAAATCTACAAGCCCGGCGACATTGTTATAGTCCACGACTTTTACCTGATGCTTCTCCCCAGCATGTTGCGCCAACGGAACCAGAACATGTACATATCATTCTTCCTACACTCTCCGTTCCCTAGCAGTGAGTTCCTGCGGTGCCTCCCGCGGCGAAAGGAGGTGTTGGAAGGAGTTCTCGGAGCCAACTTGGTAGGGTTCCAGTCGTACAGCTACTCGCGGCATTTTTTGAGCTGCTGCACCCGCATTCTTGGGTTTCCCTCTGATACCCTTGGCATCGATGCCTACGGGACTAGGGTTCAGGTAGGCGTCTTTCCTATAGGCATTGACGCTGCCAAGGTGGAGACGCACGCGTGGGCTGATTCCGTGAATGAGAAATATGATGctttgaagaagatgtatGCTGGGAAAAAGATCATTGTTGGCCGTGATAGGCTCGACAGTGTCCGTGGTGTGGCACAGAAGCTTCAAGCATTTGAGCGGTTCCTTGAAGTGTACCCTGAGTGGAGAGAAAAGGTGGTTTTGATCCAGGTCACTTCTCCAACCACGGTAGAGGCCGAAAAGGACGATGACGAGAGCAAGATTGCTACAAGAGTGAACGAACTGGTCATGAAGATCAACGGGGAGTTTGGCAGCTTGGGATTCTCTCCTGTGCAGCATTACCCACAATACTTGGACCAAGACGAGTACTTTGCTCTACTCAGAGCCGGCGACATTGGTTTAATCACTTCTGTCCGAGACGGTATGAACACGACGAGTTTAGAGTACATTGTCTGCCAAAGACAGGGCAACGGGCCGCTCATCCTCTCAGAGTTCAGCGGGACCGCGGGAAGTCTCAGTGACGCAATTCACATCAACCCCTGGGACTTGACTGGTGTTGCGGAAAAGATCAATAGTGCGCTTACAATGTCGGATGGCGAGCGAAGCGGAATGCAGTCTCGCTTGTACAAGCACGTGACGACATACAATGTGCAAGCGTGGATTAACAAGTTTATTCGCAAGGTGTACAATGTGCTGGGCGAAACCAACACGGCCAATGCGACGCCTCTTCTTGACCGTGCGGTCTTATTGTCCAAGTACAGATCGGCGGGCAAACGACTATTCATGTTCGATTACGACGGTACGTTGACGCCAATCGTCCGAGAGCCCAGCGCGGCGATTCCGTCTGAACGCATCATCCAATCCCTCAAGCGCCTCGCCGGTGACCCCAAGAATGCGGTATGGATTATTTCTGGTCGAGACCAGGAGTTCCTCGGGCAGCACCTGGGCCACATTTCGCAACTTGGATTTTCGGCCGAACATGGCAGTTTTATGAGGGATCCCGGGTCAGAGGAGTGGATTAACCTGGCGGAGAAGTTTGACATGGGATGGCAGGTCGAGGCTATGGAGGTGTTTCAGAAATACACCGACAGAGTCCCTG GGTCATTCATCGAGCGGAAGCGATGCGCACTTACATGGCACTACAGACTTGCAGATCCAGAGCAGGGTGTGCACATGGCGCGAGAATGCCACAAGGAACTTGAAAGTACGGTGGGCACCAAATGGGATGTTGAAGTCATGCCAGGCAAGGCAAACGTGGAAGTCCGGCCCACCTTCATCAACAAGGGCGAGATCGCCAAGCGGCTCATCGCGACGTATCACAACCCAGAGCGTGCACCGTCAGAACTCGACCCCAACCCAGGGCGTGTTGAGTTTGCGCTCTGCATGGGCGACGACTTTACGGACGAGGACATGTTCCGCAGCTTAAACGGGGCCACTGGCGAGGTGTTGCATCCAGACCACGTCTTTACTGTGACAGTGGGGGCGAGCACAAAGGTGACGCTGGCCAAGTGGCACCTGCTTGAGCCTGAAGACGTGATTGAATGTGTGGCGTTGCTCGCAGGCGTTGGGGATGCATCGGCCCTGAAGCAAATGGGCGAGGTTAACCTGGCTGCGCTGAGCACTGTAGAGGGACATATTCCCCCTTCGGAGAAGGCGAGCATTCTGAACTGA
- the CDase_1 gene encoding Neutral ceramidase, with amino-acid sequence MELQSFVSWLLGLFVVFLSSVPGVLALPGSFPEAHGPDWSKIHSRFAARSQKNSTQDKYLIGTGKADITGPAADIILTGYANLEQVGGGIRQRLFSRAFIIGDVNNPEDRIVYVVLDNLVGDTAIRFGVLDALKGMGAPYSVYGQNNVALAAAHSHSAPGGWNNYLVPQIPCLGFTKESYQPIVDGAVLSIKRAHESLQEGYLDVGTTEITDASINRSQWSYLQNPAEERARYSASTDTTMTLLRFTRASDNKITGLLNWFPVHGTSLYRNNTHVAGDNKGLAAWMTEQAMREDSAFASNFVAAFSQANLGDATPNTEGAWCEDGSGKQCDFETATCADGTVAKCQGRGPHWQVQDQGASSCHEIALRQLRGVKDILTSMSKSSTPVQGPTVKSFHFFHNMEYWQFTLPNGEAAMTCPAALGYAFAAGTTDGRGEFDFIQGDNGKPHNREWDFLTHLIKNPSQRQTDCQKPKHIFLSAGELKDPYEWEPSIVDVMMFRVGQLVMILSPSEVTTMSGRRWKEAVGKQATSFVDDPIVVLGSPANTYAHYVATPEEYDVQRYEGASTIFGRHELDAYINLTVSNMHYLKPDATEKPEQGQLPPDNRKKSLNFVLPVIYDTAPLFKQFGQVLTQPQARYKRGDVVKAKFQGANPRNNLRLEGTFAAVEKQGQDGTWSQVADDADWYLVYTWRRTSTLLGHSEVDFTWDTSGNAVPGRYRFKYYGDAKNLDSGIAAFTGTSNQFDIS; translated from the exons ATGGAGCTGCAATCGTTTGTGTCGTGGCTTCTTGGTCTGTTTGTTGTCTTCCTCTCATCTGTGCCCGGAGTACTTGCTCTGCCGGGTTCGTTCCCCGAGGCACATGGCCCAGACTGGTCAAAAATTCATTCACGATTTGCGGCTCGCTCTCAGAAAAACTCGACGCAGGACAAGTACCTCATTGGTACTGGGAAAGCAGACATCACAGGACCCGCGGCCGATATCATCCTTACCGGCTATGCAAACCTCGAGCAGGTCGGCGGCGGTATTCGCCAGAGGCTGTTCAGCCGAGCTTTTATCATCGGTGATGTGAACAACCCCGAAGACAGGATTGTCTATGTTGTTCTCGACAATCTGGTCGGAGATACGGCTATCCGCTTTGGGGTTTTGGATGCACTCAAAGGCATGGGAGCCCCTTATTCTGTCTATGGCCAGAACAATGTTGCACTTGCGGCAGCACATAGCCATTCCGCGCCCGGTGGTTGGAACAACTACCTGGTTCCTCAAATTCCGTGCCTGGGCTTCACCAAAGAAAGCTATCAGCCCATTGTTGACGGCGCGGTACTGTCCATCAAACGAGCACACGAAAGTCTCCAAGAG GGATACCTTGATGTTGGCACCACTGAGATTACGGATGCTTCCATAAATAGATCACAATGGTCCTACTTACAAAACCCTGCCGAGGAACGAGCCAGGTATAGTGCGTCGACCGACACAACCATGACTTTGTTGCGCTTCACCAGAGCCTCGGATAACAAAATAACTGGACTGCTGAACTGGTTTCCGGTGCATGGTACATCGCTCTACCGAAATAATACCCATGTTGCGGGCGACAATAAAGGACTGGCAGCATGGATGACGGAACAAGCGATGAGGGAAGATTCTGCATTTGCTAGCAATTTTGTAGCAGCGTTTAGTCAAGCAAACCTCGGTGATGCCACCCCCAATACAGAGGGGGCTTGGTGTGAAGACGGATCTGGCAAACAGTGTGATTTTGAGACTGCAACATGTGCAGATGGAACTGTTGCAAAATGCCAAGGCCGGGGTCCTCACTGGCAAGTTCAAGACCAAGGCGCAAGCAGCTGCCATGAGATTGCGCTTCGCCAACTGAGGGGTGTGAAAGACATTTTG ACTTCCATGTCCAAATCCTCCACTCCTGTTCAGGGGCCTACGGTTAAGTCGTTTCACTTCTTCCACAATATGGAATATTGGCAATTCACATTGCCGAACGGGGAggctgccatgacttgcCCTGCCGCACTTGGGTACGCCTTTGCTGCTGGGACGACGGATGGCCGAGGCGAGTTTGACTTCATTCAAGGAGACAACGGTAAACCACACAACCGTGAGTGGGATTTTCTTACGCACCTCATCAAGAATCCATCCCAGCGTCAAACAGACTGCCAAAAGCCCAAGCACATATTTCTTAGTGCAGGAGAGCTTAAAGATCCGTATGAATGGGAACCAAGCATCGTGGATGTCATGATGTTTCGAGTCGGTCAACTGGTTATGATCCTGAGCCCCAGTGAGGTTACCACGATGAGTGGCCGGCGGTGGAAGGAAGCCGTTGGGAAACAGGCAACTTCATTTGTTGATGACCCAATTGTCGTTCTGGGCAGCCCGGCCAATACTTATGCGCACTACGTCGCGACGCCCGAGGAGTACGATGTTCAGCGTTATGAAGGCGCTTCAACAATATTTGGCCGCCATGAACTCGACGCTTATATCAATCTCACAGTCAGCAATATGCATTACTTGAAGCCCGACGCCACAGAAAAGCCAGAGCAAGGACAGTTGCCACCAGATAATAGGAAGAAGTCGTTAAATTTCGTGTTGCCTGTGATTTACGACACAGCACCTCTTTTCAAACAGTTCGGCCAGGTCTTAACGCAGCCCCAAGCCAGGTATAAACGTGGCGACGTTGTCAAAGCCAAGTTTCAGGGGGCGAATCCACGGAATAATCTTCGCCTCGAGGGAACTTTCGCGGCGGTTGAGAAGCAGGGACAAGACGGGACGTGGAGCCAAGTCGCCGACGATGCGGACTGGTATCTCGTATATACGTGGCGGCGCACAAGCACTCTCCTAGGACACAGCGAAGTCGACTTTACGTGGGATACGTCGGGGAACGCTGTGCCAGGAAGATATCGATTCAAGTACTACGGCGATGCTAAGAATCTTGATTCGGGCATTGCAGCGTTCACTGGAACTAGTAATCAATTCGATATCAGTTAG